One segment of Desmodus rotundus isolate HL8 chromosome 6, HLdesRot8A.1, whole genome shotgun sequence DNA contains the following:
- the CLDN12 gene encoding claudin-12: protein MGCRDVHAATVLSFLCGIASVAGLFAGTLLPNWRKLRLITFNKNEKNLTVYTGLWVKCARYDGSSDCLMYDTAWYASVDQLDLRVLQFALPLSILIAMGALLLCLIGMCNTAFRSSVPNIKLAKCLVNSAGCHLVAGLLFFLAGTVSLSPSIWVFFYNIHLNRKFEPVFMFDYAVYVTIASAGGLFMTSLLLFVWYCACKSLPSPFWQPLYSHPPSMHTYPQPYSARSRLSAIEIDIPVVSHTT, encoded by the coding sequence ATGGGCTGTCGGGATGTCCATGCAGCCACAGTCCTCTCCTTCCTGTGTGGAATCGCCTCGGTAGCCGGCCTCTTTGCGGGGACTCTGCTTCCCAACTGGAGAAAATTACGACTGATCACGTTCAACAAAAATGAGAAGAACCTGACTGTTTACACGGGCCTGTGGGTGAAGTGCGCCCGCTACGACGGGAGCAGTGACTGCCTGATGTACGACACTGCTTGGTACGCATCAGTTGACCAGCTGGACCTGCGGGTCCTCCAGTTTGCCCTGCCCCTCAGCATCCTGATCGCAATGGGtgccctgctgctctgcctgattGGAATGTGTAACACGGCTTTCAGGTCCTCGGTGCCCAACATCAAACTGGCCAAGTGTCTGGTCAATAGTGCAGGCTGCCACCTGGTGGCCGGGCTGCTCTTTTTCCTGGCAGGTACTGTGAGCCTCTCCCCATCCATCTGGGTCTTCTTTTACAACATTCATCTGAACAGAAAGTTCGAGCCAGTCTTTATGTTTGACTACGCAGTGTATGTCACAATCGCTAGTGCCGGGGGCCTGTTTATGACCTCCCTTCTCCTGTTCGTTTGGTATTGTGCGTGCAAATCTTTGCCCTCTCCTTTCTGGCAACCACTGTACTCCCATCCCCCCAGTATGCATACTTACCCACAGCCCTATTCAGCACGCTCCCGCCTCTCTGCCATTGAGATTGACATTCCAGTAGTTTCACACACCACTTGA